DNA from Solanum stenotomum isolate F172 chromosome 3, ASM1918654v1, whole genome shotgun sequence:
AACAGATCTGCTAAAAAGATTttaactaactaattaattagattttCTTAAAATGTCCTAATCACTGTTTAATTTAATGCTTTAAGCTAATACACGATATACTTAAGATGTCATTGGACATTCTTTTTCCAAGGATAACACATGTAATAGTCAACATTAAAATTTCACtgtcaataataaaaaaatatatctagcGAATATTGCTCACATCACCCTATACAAAgtctaataaatttatttaactaataaataataatttctacAATTAATAATACAtgattatgtataaattttatttctttcgaTTTAAAGAATCTATAGTCTTTCCTCCATTCACACTCCTcacacatttttatttgtttcgtGTATCTTGCTATTCTTGAGTATATCAAAAACCTCTCTATGACTCGTAAAGGTAGAGATAAAGTCTGCGTACATTCTATCCTTTTCATCCGGAAGGAAGACATGTATAGTGGTCCTGTCTGGTCCAGGCAAAACAAAATTGTACACCAAACAGGAAGTAATTGAAGAAATGCCTTAAATAGGTGAGAATTTTATGAAGTGTGGACCAAACTGTCATCATGAAAAAgtgatatttatttaaattataagtcAACGTAGAAGCTAATAATAATGTCTTCTGTTTTCCCTCCATTTACAAATGAGATGTTTTCTACTAAAAGGAATTTGAAAGTTTAGCAGTTATGTTATGTTAGAACAGTATTGACTGCAGTTATTAATCATCAAGCAAAGATAATTTAATAAACATTCATcatatttacattaaaaaacAACTGATTCTCAACATACATTTGGAGAAAATTTCTTAACATGGACAAGTAATTTCGACAAGGAACCTATTCTGCGTAACTCTTATGTCGTCGTTTTGATCTGCTGAACGTTCTCGAAGGTGGGGAGGGAGAGAATTCGAAAGGGAGGGATGGTAACTCCATCTCACCTTTCAAAATCTTAACAATGTCACTAATGTCAGGCCGTAATTCAGGCATTTTTTGTAAGCAAGCAAGTGCCAAGTTAATGCAGagacttgcttgttctttgttgtaGTCATCTTTTAGTCTTTCATCAACAAGTTCTAACACATTTCCAGCATGAGCTAGCTGTTTACACCAGCTTACCAGATTTGCTTTCTCGAGTTTCATTGGTGAATTAAGGACATGTAATGGCCTCCTACCAGAGACTATCACAAGGACAAGAACTCCAAAGCTGTATATATCAGCCTTTTCCATTAAGTAACCACACCCTCCATATTCTGGTGCAACATAGCACAATGTACCTCTCATGCTCGTCGTGCTGCTTAACTCTCGACTGTATAGATCACCGCTCCACATATCACTACCCATTGATCGCGTATGCTTTCTCTTCCAACCTTTCCTAAAACTGAATTCTGCATCTGGATCATCTCCATTCTCATCCTGCATTCCGAATTTCCTCTTTCTCTTGAATCGAAAGCGTTTACCAATATCAAAATGTGGAATCTTGAACCGCTTCTTACAGAAACTTTCTAGTCTCTTGGCCTTCTTACTCTTCTTGCTTAGTTCATCAAGATGCTCCTCTTTCCACCACTCTTTCATTTTCCTAGGCTTCTTATTACACGTTTTCTCCGTTATCTCCTTATCGGACTCTTTCTTGAGAGTTTTTGGCTCTTGTTCTTGTAATGTGGTTTCTTGCACTTCCTCAGGTTTACTCAGTGGTGCTGAAATATCTATACTGGTTTTCTGGGGTGAGCATTTCTTTTCTAAGTCCCACTCAGGATTAGTTGATGGGCAAATCTGGCTTCCAATCCACTCCTTTACATAATCTTTGCTACATAATTCACCACTACCATCCTGTTTCCACCACCAATCTTTACCCCATTGTTTGATATTTCTTGCTTTATCATCTCCACCACCCAAATCCAACTCTTTCCTATGATCAACACTACTAAGCTCCTCATCATAACTTGCTACACCATTTTCAACAATTGACACTTCCTTTCCCTTGGCAGTCCTAGTTGTGGCATCGTTCTCattaaaaaaactcaaattttgagTAACAGAATTAAAGCCAAAAGGTctaatattttggaaaattttactgcctttggaagaagaagaagcttgTAAAGCCATAGCAAAATCTACCTCATCTTGACTCTCCATAGGTGTCCCAATTGGTGTTGGAGTCTCAGTGCCTGTAGTCATCCCCCCTAAATTCCCAGAAAGGTCTTGACTTTTCCACAACTCTTGACTCTTCCCCAATTCTTGACTAAACATATCAACACCAAATTCCTCCTCAAGTTTCAATCTTGACAACCCAAAATCAGAAAGCTTAGCCTTGTACTCTGAATCAAGAAGCACATTGCTAGGCTTAACATCCCCATGAATCACTGGTGGGTCACAATCAAGATGCAAAAATGCCAATGCTCTAGCAACatcaagaatgacatcaaaccTTCTACCCCAATTCATACACAAACTTGACTCAGAAAAAAGGGATTCTTGCAAACTTCTATTAGGCATATACTCATACACAACAAGTCTTTTATTTCTCTCAACACAATAACCAAGAAGAGAAACTACAAGAGGAGATTTTATCCCACCAAGAATCTGAAGTTCATTCTGAAACTCCCTTTCATTCTGAAATGAACCAGAGTCCAATAACTTAACAGCAACCAATTTCCCATCTTTAAGAATCCCTTTGTATACAGTTCCAGATCCCCCTTTTCCAATAGAAGTGGAATCACTAAAACCTTCAGTTGCTGATTTCAACTCTTTGTAACTAAACCTATGAAGCTTAACAAGGGGTGTACTGGAATCATAAGGATTAGTACGAGAACGATGCACCAATGAATACCAAAGAtagtaaagaaaataaagaatggcAAACAAGATTATAAGTGAAGCTAAGATTGTAATGATGAGGAAAATTATGCCTGACATGGGTTTTGGATTTGAAGGAATTGGCTGTCTTGAAGTCATTGTATCTCAAAGTTTAAGATTCTTAACTCACTTGGGAGTTGGGGCAGAGAAATTTCAAGAAAGTTGAGAACTTTGAGGATTTCAAGAGGTTTTTGTTAAGTTCTTGAAAGGGGGAAGAAGTGAAGGATTTTGCTTTACAGTTGGATAATCATTTGAGGATTAGTACAATGTCTTAAATGGTTCTTGATGGAATAGTAGTAGAAATAAACagttttgaatttttgtttgttatacTAATAGTACTATTTTAATGATGTAAGTTAGAGTTGAAGTTTGAGGGATGATAATGATTAAAAAAGCAGAAGGGAATTAGTGAAAGTCTTTTTCCCTAGTTAAATACTGAAACAGTGGGGAGTTGGGGGGGTGGGGTAAGGGACCCAGAAAGCCAGAATTTGCTTTTGACTAAAACAAAGAAGAATTTGCAGTATCAATGGGAAAAaagtgattgtggtgtgttggaGTATAGTGCTCTGAGTGCAGGTTTTGTTTATTTTGGTTTGTAGGAAAATGTGGCCTACTTGCCATCTGGATTCTGGGGAGAGCTAGTTTGATTATTTAATAggatttcattttttaattcttaGCGGAGATACAAAGTATAAAGtgtttctttttatcttttcgaGTCTTGATGGATAGAGTTATCTGATAcatgttgttggtgggaggtgacaAGTGACTCATGAACTTAATCGAGACGTGCGAAAGCTAGTCAGAACACCACggtcattaaaaaaaagagtgaaagaACTTCTacatatcaatatatattaatgtgAGCAACTACTATAGCATCAAAAGAACTTGTTTCTATCAAGATATATATATCTATACTATTCTTGAGTTGTACTAATATTTAGGTTTTTGTAGTTTCAAAATAAGGTCTTAAGTACTTTCTTAGTTGATTATAATAGGTCTTGTTTTATGTGGTAAAGACCTATTAAGCAATGagtttttcacacaaaaatactTGGTGTTAATTTACATGCATATTCACAAAATCTGAATTTTTGAATACTTAGATCACAACTAAAATAACATTTAATGTATTAACACACATTATCACCTCATTGTTTAAGTTTAATAATCTCATTCACTATAACCAATTATCATTTAGATGATTTAATAATGTTTTTCTCGCTTGCGTCAAGACAATACTTCCTCTAAGGAAACACTTATAAGAAATTGCTAATTTTCAATGGAGTCTATTGAAAATTGACATATGATCAGAAACGTTATTGATAAATTTCCAAAAAGAATGTTAAATTTTAGATGTATATATAATGTCTATCAGAAATTCACAGTTTTAATTCAAAACTTAATTGGATTAATTTTAAGTGAATTAGGAGTATTAAAGAAATAGTAATGACAAAAGTTGAGGCTTTAAAGGTAGAGTTTTTTGAAGTAACACATAAATCTATAACTTTTAGAAAAGGTAAAATCTTGACAAGAAATATGTCTCTATAGATGTTATGTTGTTTATTATAAGGTGCTTTCCCACTAATAAAGTGAAACGACGACTTAAGATGATTGAGACAAGAATGGAAAAAAACAGCCAGTGCATGCTTATTATTATAAGATTGTAATATAATGTAGCAAAAACACCTtttcaagattttcaaaagagcaaTTAATAAGTGATATTATTTCAACTTTCATTTCCTTTGGATGGAATTatttaatacaaaaaatatatgatataaagggttctttcttgtatatactactattaacttttaaatatagaattttctTTGCATATCTTTATGATTTTATCTTGATGAAAATCAGAcactttttattatttagtaCAAGCACAACttcttttttatgtatataaaaataccaCTATTCATGTCCAAACGCATAAAATATATTGGGAAGTCTAAGACATTGTCGATATATTCTGCCTTAAAGAAGCTAAGAAAAATGCAatactttttctcttctttttttagttgtcaagGTTTCAGAAACTAGGAAAAATGCAacattttttatgttcttttttagttgtcacgattttttttttaaaagttaaatgatATAAactttgattaacattttaagatatatctttcattatattgatatgaaaaaaatgacaatttatagtacttttcatatagtttttgatgatctaaatttttatttctaaaatatcaaataaatctAATCTAACATAGTTTtaagaattagtcaaattgTCTCTCGAAAAAACGCaatattaaaaactaaaaaaggaCGTAAAGAGTAACATATCCAGTGAAATCTCACAAGTAAGGTCTAGACATGATAAAATGTACAAAGACCTTAGCCTTACCTCATTAAGATCgataaaaatgatttattttcaaaaaaattcaaactcatCCCTAAATAATACATGGGAAAAAGATAATCAGAATTAGgctaaaaaaaatgaacattGGATCCATGATTCATGAATATTGTAGtgaaaacataaaaagtaaaagtaaaaagaaacaaaactatGATTTTTGAGggtgaaaagaataaaaaaagaaaaagatgatggGTCATAATTGGATATCCAAAAAGACAAACAAATGGATGCAAATGCTTTGTCTCCTTATCTTACTCCCTAATTTTGTCTATGCAATTGTGGACGTCTCCATCCAACTCTATATTGCTTTTTAAGCAAAGCAACTTTACTATactattaatttattgattgaCTTGATTAGTCACACTCTTTACTACTTGgttaattaaattaatccatttatattatgttttgtttGTGCAAATGAAAAATTAGGTTGTAATATGTAGTGGCCATGTGTAGCAAGGACTTATTTGGCTCTATTACTTCAATTGATGAAGACACACATGTAGATTGTAGCGGTAGGCAAAATGGCAAAATCCAAAACACCACCCTTGAGTAAGATGTGTCATTTTGCTTgatttccaaaaaataaatacataaatttatgtGTCTACGTATACTATGTGTATGAAAACTCAATTAGCTGGAAGCTATTTAGCAATGAAATTATTGATAAACATGGGATGGGGCCATTTTCACCAGCAAGTGACTATATATTGCTTTATTTCATGTTGCCAATTACTACTTTAGTCCTCAAAATTGTCtcctttttagttttaatgTTAGCTAACTTTATGGGCTGGTGTAAAATTAATTGTCTAGTCGTATTCACCGAAAATTGCACGAGCAACCATTTTGCCTTTTGCTTTATGCTTTACCCTTCAGTAAACAGTGACAAACAGAGGCTTCCAATGATGAAACACCACCAAAATATAAAGTTCAATAATTTACTAGCGCTTGCTAATTAGTAGAGGTTCGTTACATCGTTAACGTATCAAATATTAGTATCAAGAGAAATGCATCAATAACCCCTTAAACTTGGAAATACAACTTCATGCTTATGAAGATTTGAGTTGATGGAACCTATTGAAATTAAAATCTAAAAGAGTAATAGGTTTTATAATTTCATTTTGGTAGAGCTAGGTAGCCTTTATggtaattaaaagaaaatggttTGGATAATCATATGCTTTGTAGTGGCATgaaaaatactccctctgttcctaGATACTTGTccacatttctttttttagttgtccctaattacttgcctattttgacaaatcaagaaaggacaatttttttttatctattataccctcaattaattactccctccatcccattttatatgtcacctttttactttgcacttgcattaagaaatggtgtaattttacccttctacccttatttaatgttttcttaagtcaacattattaataaatgacaagattaattaactattctatcaagagtataataggcaaaatatgataatttttgcataaattttataaaatgacaaatattgtGGTCCATTTATTTATAGAAatggatgacatataaaataggacggagggagtactttgaaaaagatagaactttttgaaaatcttaaatttttaattcatcaatttcataattaaaaggggtaaaatgataaacttgtatgtcaattattgttttcttaatacgtgtgccaattcaaaagtggacaagtaattagggaagAGAGAGTactaatttttactttatcttcCCAATGTTCATTCTCCGGAAAACCCCATTAAAATTATTATGGTGAATTCATTTTTGAATCTACATTCTTTATGATTTCATTCGAAATCATATAAAGACAAATCTTATTTAATATAGCTAtttaatttaagtattttagTTCTGTTCACGGGTCTCCAAAACTCAGTGTCGTAGGTCACTGAGTTTTGGTAAGTTACAATTTAAGGAAAATTGGACAATGACTTTTAGAGTAACTGACAGTGtaatgactatatatatataagatcgaAAATTCCATTGAATGAAACCTCGCGCTAGGGATAAGCCTCATTTCTAGGAAGCCCGCTGAGCCTTCAATCACATCACTATTGTTAGATCCTTTGATCGTGTATTAGTTATAGCCAACCTCTTTCTGTCCTCCTATCCGATAAGCATGTGCTTCCCGTGCATATGGGAATATATGAAGCAACTGAGTAGTTTAAATGAACTTTTAccaaatgtgaaaaaaaaaaagaagcttcTTAGTGGCACTGGTGAGATTGATTTGATTTCCTgccaaagttatttttaaagagATTATATACAATGACTTTATAGTGACAAAAAATAGTTCGTAGgaaaaaagttataattttgaTGACCATTTGAGGAATTAAACATTTCGAGTTAAGATACTGGATTTAACATACACCAACAACTTCACACTTGAAAATCAGTTCAGCACCTTAATAAGTTAGCAACTACTAGAATTATAAGTAAAAACAAGATTTGAGTGCTTCTTAATAGCAGCTCTACTATACAGCTCCTTCCAGTTTCCAAAACTACTTTTAAGAGGACTCAAGAAGATTTGCATCAATCACATTCTTGAAGCTTTGGCAAAGCTGAAAAATATGGATGACTGATCTTCTAGAAGAATCCGCGGATTACCCTGTTCAACCTGTAAagcaaaaaaaagaaggaaagatGAGGAACTGAAACAATCACAATTTGGATGATCTTTCTTTTTCTGCTTCTTTCCTTCTATATAACATGCATCAATCTAATAATTGAAGAATGTAGAAGTGTAACAATTCAAAAAGATTGGAGGCAGTCATTTCTCTATGAGAGGCACACAGTTAACAATTGTAGAATGTTCACCAGTGGGATGAGCACTAAATTCATGAGTATCAAGACTTGTTTGATTGTCCATATCAGTAGCCTTAGAGATACATAAACCAAGTTCCAAACATTATTAAAACAACAATCTTTTTTTAAAGGAATAATGTCTGACCATTGTGTCGACCCCTACTTTCCAGATAAGTATAATAGTAAATAATTAACCCGAAGAGacttattaaaaatgtcaaagcAATCAGCTAGTTTTGTTATATTCTTATGTCTAGACAGTTTAAACGAAGGGAAGCTTGTCAAGAAAGTACGTTTACCAGGAACCCTCGATCCAAAATCAGGATATTATCCATGCTCATGACTGTCGAAATGCGATGGGCAATTGTGATAACCGTTGTTCCCTGGCATTCAGTGGCTAGAGTTTTCTGTAGTTTTGAAGTTGTTTCAGTGTCCACGTTTGCCGTGCATTCATCCAAGCAAAGCACCTGCAGAAAAGTGTAAACCTGTCAGTATGCTCTCCCCCATTCCTTGTACACACCTCCGTAGTAACTCCATTTACACATCATACGACCTTGCAGGACTTAAGGAGAGCGCGTGCTAGGCAGAGTAGCTGCTTTTGACCAACAGAAAATGCCGTTCCAGACCCTTTCAGTTGAACATCCAGTCCACCTGCTGCTTCTACCTCCTCCTTGATGTGGCATTTTTCTAGGACATTCCAGATCTCAAAATCCATGTTCTCTTGCAATGGATCTAGATTTTTCCTGAGATGTTTATTGTGCAGACATGTAAGGGAAGCCATATTGCCAACCAATCATCATTAATATAATCACATGCTTTGGCCAGTACTGGTAATACATAAGGTTAAAAGGAAGGGAATGTTCTAAGACAATATGACTGAAGTAGTCACAACAAATGTCTCTCTATGTCAATTACCTTATTGATCCTTCAAACAAGAAGGGAGCCTGGGGAACAGCAGCAAAGCTCGAACGAAGATATCTGACAGAAACACCAGCAATGTTTACCCCATCAACCATGATAGATCCTCCGCATGTTGGGTAGAGCCGAAATAGGGCATTCAAAATACTTGATTTTCCTGCACCTGTTCTTCCAATCATACCAACCTGATAAGGTAACAGGGCAACCTTTAATGTCAATGTCACTGGAGTCTGGAGGAGCTAACATTTcaagaaacaacaacatacccaatgtaatcccacaatTGGGGTCTGGGTAACACTTACagaaaagaaatacaaaatatcaCATCACTTGAATCCCATCCTTCCTACCCATGCTTGACATATAGCTTTTGACAGGTTTGATCATCTTGATATCTTCAAAGATGGGATTGATGGCATTGCCCTAGTGCTAGAAAACTCTCCAAGAAATCCAAACAGAAGTATAATAAACTTTACAAATTGCAAAAGTTAAAGTTTCTTTGAATATTCATCACAACATTTAAGGGTTGGGTAAAGCAAATTAGAACAACACTTCAGTTAACTATTACGTTTTTTAAAGCTAATATAAATATCACTAACCATTAATGACATGAGAATCCGGATAATGGAAACACCAAACAATGTTAGTGAATTAGCTTTATCATCATAAAAGGTTCCTGTCTAAAGTTCCAGTGAAACTACTTTCATTTTAATTACAATGAATTCAAGGAATCATACAATTGGCCTGATGACTTGATATACAAGTAACAACCGTCTTTTTGTAACAAAAAGAAGTTACACTTAATTCCAACCATCATCTCTTGGGATAGTTTTATGCCATCTTATAGACGTGTGATTTTGCATGtatcataaatcaaattctCAACTAAAGGGTATGGTAGAAATCCAAGTTAGACAAACAGACCTGTGTTCCCCCAGCAATGGTGAAAGAAACACCACACAAGGCAGGAGGGAGTTGTGGCTTGTACTTAAGAGTCACATTGACAAAATTGATCTCTCCTTGATGTGGCCATTGTGGATGTAATGGATAACCTCCAACATCTTCTTCACTAGGAACATCCATATACTACAGAATGTGGAGTAAGAAGGAGATCTCAATTTGTGTGATAAAACTTTTATGAATGTATCTCAATTTAGTCACCTGTAGTATCCTCTCAACAGAAACCATCTCTTTCTCTGTTTCTGTGAAACTTGTTAAGAAGCTTCCAAGTAAGGATACAATTGGAGCCGCATATGAAAGAGCCAAACCAACCTGTTCATATAGAACCGGTA
Protein-coding regions in this window:
- the LOC125858242 gene encoding putative receptor-like protein kinase At1g80870 → MTSRQPIPSNPKPMSGIIFLIITILASLIILFAILYFLYYLWYSLVHRSRTNPYDSSTPLVKLHRFSYKELKSATEGFSDSTSIGKGGSGTVYKGILKDGKLVAVKLLDSGSFQNEREFQNELQILGGIKSPLVVSLLGYCVERNKRLVVYEYMPNRSLQESLFSESSLCMNWGRRFDVILDVARALAFLHLDCDPPVIHGDVKPSNVLLDSEYKAKLSDFGLSRLKLEEEFGVDMFSQELGKSQELWKSQDLSGNLGGMTTGTETPTPIGTPMESQDEVDFAMALQASSSSKGSKIFQNIRPFGFNSVTQNLSFFNENDATTRTAKGKEVSIVENGVASYDEELSSVDHRKELDLGGGDDKARNIKQWGKDWWWKQDGSGELCSKDYVKEWIGSQICPSTNPEWDLEKKCSPQKTSIDISAPLSKPEEVQETTLQEQEPKTLKKESDKEITEKTCNKKPRKMKEWWKEEHLDELSKKSKKAKRLESFCKKRFKIPHFDIGKRFRFKRKRKFGMQDENGDDPDAEFSFRKGWKRKHTRSMGSDMWSGDLYSRELSSTTSMRGTLCYVAPEYGGCGYLMEKADIYSFGVLVLVIVSGRRPLHVLNSPMKLEKANLVSWCKQLAHAGNVLELVDERLKDDYNKEQASLCINLALACLQKMPELRPDISDIVKILKGEMELPSLPFEFSPSPPSRTFSRSKRRHKSYAE